The following nucleotide sequence is from Aggregicoccus sp. 17bor-14.
TCCGCGAGCTCAAGCACCAGGTGGCCCGCATGGCCAACGTGCTCAAGGCGCACGGGGTGAAGAAGGGCGACCGGGTCATCATCTACATCCCGATGATCCCCGAGGCCGCGTACGCGATGCTCGCCTGCACGCGCATCGGCGCGGTGCACTCGGTGGTGTTCGCGGGCTTCAGCTCCGAGTCCCTGCGCGATCGCATCCGCGACTGCGGCGCCCAGGTGGTCATCACCAGCAACGAGGCCTTCCGCGGCAACAAGGCAGTGCCAGTGAAGGCGCTGGTGGACGCGGCCGTGGACGGCCTGGACCAGGTTCGCACCGTGCTCGTCGCGCGGCGCACCGAGCGCGAGGTGCCGATGCGCGCGGGCCGCGACCTGTGGCTCGACGACGAGATGGCCCGCCAGCGCTCCACCTGCCCCATGGAGTGGATGAGCGCGGAGGATCCGCTCTTCATCCTCTACACCTCGGGCAGCACGGGAAAGCCCAAGGGCGTGCTGCACACCACCGCGGGCTACCTCGTGTACGCGGCGATGACGCACCAGCTCGTGTTCGGGCTGCAGGAGGACGACATCTTCTTCTGCACCGCGGACGTGGGCTGGGTCACCGGCCACAGCTACCTGGTGTACGGCCCGCTCGCCAACGGCGCCACCACGGTGATGTTCGAGGGCACGCCCATGTACCCGGACGCGGGGCGCCTCTGGCAGGTGGTGGACGAGGTGAAGGCCACCATCCTCTACACGGCCCCCACCGCGCTGCGCTCGCTCATCCGCGCGGGCGACGAGCACGTGAAGAAGTACAGCCGCAAGAGCCTGCGCGTGCTGGGCAGCGTGGGCGAGCCCATCAACCCCGAGGTGTGGCGCTGGTACCACGAGGTGGTGGGCGAGAAGCGCTGCCCCGTGGTGGACACCTGGTGGCAGACGGAGACGGGCGGCATCCTCATCACCCCGCTCGCAGGCGTGACGCCACCCAAGCCCGGCAGCGCCACCCTGCCCTTCTTCGGCGTGGAGCCCCTGCTGGTGGACGAGGACGGCAACACGCTGAAGGGCAACGACGTGAGCGGCAACCTCTGCCTCAACCGCACCTGGCCCGGCCAGGCGCGCACCATCTGGGGCGACCACCGCCGCTTCAAGGAGACCTACTTCACGCGCTTCCCGGGCCTCTACTTCACGGGCGACGGCTGCCGGCGCGACGAGGACGGCTACTACTGGATCACCGGCCGCGTGGACGACGTGCTCAACGTGTCCGGTCACCGCCTGGGCACCGCGGAGATCGAGAGCGCGCTCGTCTCCCACGAGAGCGTGGCCGAGGCCGCCGTGGTGGGCTTCCCGCACGACATCAAGGGCACCGGCATCTACGCCTACGTGATGCTCAAGGCGGACGCGGCCGAGGGCAACAACCGCGAGCAGACCGTGGGCATGCTCAAGGAGCACGTGCGCAAGGTCATCGGACCCATCGCCACGCCGGACCGCATCCGCGTGGTGAGCGGCCTGCCCAAGACGCGCTCCGGGAAGATCATGCGCCGCATCCTGCGCAAGGTCGCCGAGGGCCACACCGAGGACCTCGGCGACACCAGCACGCTCGCCGACCCCGGCGTGGTGGAGGAGCTGCTCAAGGCAGACGCGCACTGAGCCGGGCAGCGATGAAACATGGAGGGAGAGGGCGACGCGGTCCCCTCTCCCCCTGGGAGAGGGATTACCCGCCGCCCGCCGCGCGCCCGTAGAACCACGCCGTGAGCGCGAGCCGCGGCGCGTGCGAGGGCAGCACCTCGTGCTCGAGCCGCTCGCTCAAGAAGACGACGAGCCGGTCGAGCACGGGCTCCGCGTCCACGGGGCCCGCCTCGGTGAACAGCCGCAGCTGCCCGCCGTGCGCGGGCTCCCACGCAGGATTCAGGTAGAGGATCGCCGTCAGCCGCCGGTTGTCCCCCGCGGCCCCCGGGAACGCGTCGCGGTGGCGCACGTAGCGCGCGCCCTCGCCGGGGTAGAGCGCGAGCTGCACGTCGAAGCGACCGAGTCCCAGGTACGCCGCGCGGCTCACCTCGTCGCCGAGCTGGCGGAAGGCGTCGAAGGCCTCGCCCAGCACCGTGCCGGGCGCAGTCTCGAGCCACGCGATGAGATCCTGCCGGGTCTGCGCCTCCACCCGCCGGTCCGCACCGCGCCGCACGCCTGCGGGCGCGAGCTCTCCGGCCCGTGCGAGCGCGGCCTCGCGCACGCGCAGCGCCGCCGCCTCTCCGAGGAACGCGGGCCGCACGAAGTAGCCCTGCTCTCCAAGGGCCTGGACCTCGGCGTCGCTGAGGGTGAAGGTGGGCATCACGGCCCTGCTCTAGCGCAAGGGGGCGGCCCGCGTCGCGGACGCAGTACACTGCAGGGCCATGACGCCCTCTCCCACCCCGCCCCGCGCCCTCTCGCGCCTGCTGCTCGTGCTGCTGGGGCTGGGAGCCGGAGCGCTCATCGCCTGGCTCGCGCTGAGACCCGCGCCGCAGCGGCTCCCGGACGGCCCCACGGTGGTGGAGCAGATGCGCGAGGTGGCGCGGCTCGAGACGCTCGAGGTCTCGCTCTACAAGAAGGTGGACTTCACGCCGGAGCCGCCGCCGCCGGGCTCGCTGTGGCGCGACGTGCTCACCTGGGGCCGCTACTCGGTGAATCCGCCGCGCGGCAAGGTGCTGGTCTTCGCGGACGCGCAGCTGGGCTACGACTTCGGCGCCTTCGACGCGCGCTCGCTGCACGTGGAGGGCACGCGGGTGGACGTGAAGCTGCCGCCGCTCAAGGTGCAGGTGCAGCTCAAGCCGGCGGAGACCGAGGTCATCGGCTCCAACCTGGACACGGCGGAGACGGCGCAGCTGCTCGAGCATGCGCGCGCGGCGTTCGAACAGGAGGTGTCCCAGGACGCGCGGTTGCGCGAGCGGGCGCGCGGCTCGGCGGAGCGCTCGCTGCGGGGGCTGCTGCTCTCGCTCGGCTACCGCGAGGTGCGCTTCGTGGAGCGCCTGCCGGATGCGGGCGGCGCGGGGTAGCTGGGGCGCAGGTCCTCCTGCACGTAGCGCTGCGCCTCGGCGAGCACCCAGGTGCGGAAGGCCGCGAGCCCCGCGTGCGACTGCGAGCGTGGCGGGAAGACGAGGTAGTGCGCGTACTCGGAGCGCAGCCGCTCGGGGAAGAGGCGCACGAGCCGGCCTGACTCCACCAGCGGGCGCATCAGCGTGAGGCGGCCCAGCGCCACGCCGAGCCCCTCTGCGGCGGCGCGGTGCAGGGTCTCCGAGTCGTCGAAGTTCGCCACGTAGCGCGGCGGTGGCGTGCCGCCGTGTGCGGCGAACCACTCGTTCCAGGTGCCGCCCGCTGCCCCCAGCAGGGGAAAGCGCGAGAGGGTGCGCAGCGTGGGCCGCCCGAGCCGCTCGAGGAGCGCGGGGCTCGCGGAGGGGGTGACCCAGTCGTCGAAGAGGTGCACGGCCTGCAGGCCCGGCCACTGCCCGCGCCCGAAGCGCAGGCCCGCATCCACGGAGGTATCGCGCTCGAAGTCCACGAGGTCCGTGGTGGACTGCAGGTTGATCTCCAGCTGCGGGTGCGCCGCGAGGAACGCAGGGAGCCGCGGCACCAGCCAGCTGGAGGCGAAGGAGGGCATCAGGGTGAGCGTGAGCACCTCGTCGCGCCGGGCGCGGTAGGGGCGCAGCGCCTGCTCCAGCGCGTCCAGGTGCACGTCCACGCGCTCGAGCAACTGGCGTCCGTCGGGGGTCAGCTCCACGCCGCGCGCCTGGCGCGTGAAGAGGCGCTGGCCAAGGTGCTCCTCGAGGCCGCGGATCTGGTGGCTCAGCGCGCTCAC
It contains:
- the acs gene encoding acetate--CoA ligase, which produces MSPPSPSSPPASAKGPLMRVRDMEEYQALYRRSLEDPQGFWAEQAQRLDWFHPPRNVMDVDMSEVDFSWYGGARLNVSYNCVDRHLEKRGDKTAILWVGNEPGQTRHITFRELKHQVARMANVLKAHGVKKGDRVIIYIPMIPEAAYAMLACTRIGAVHSVVFAGFSSESLRDRIRDCGAQVVITSNEAFRGNKAVPVKALVDAAVDGLDQVRTVLVARRTEREVPMRAGRDLWLDDEMARQRSTCPMEWMSAEDPLFILYTSGSTGKPKGVLHTTAGYLVYAAMTHQLVFGLQEDDIFFCTADVGWVTGHSYLVYGPLANGATTVMFEGTPMYPDAGRLWQVVDEVKATILYTAPTALRSLIRAGDEHVKKYSRKSLRVLGSVGEPINPEVWRWYHEVVGEKRCPVVDTWWQTETGGILITPLAGVTPPKPGSATLPFFGVEPLLVDEDGNTLKGNDVSGNLCLNRTWPGQARTIWGDHRRFKETYFTRFPGLYFTGDGCRRDEDGYYWITGRVDDVLNVSGHRLGTAEIESALVSHESVAEAAVVGFPHDIKGTGIYAYVMLKADAAEGNNREQTVGMLKEHVRKVIGPIATPDRIRVVSGLPKTRSGKIMRRILRKVAEGHTEDLGDTSTLADPGVVEELLKADAH
- a CDS encoding 2OG-Fe(II) oxygenase; amino-acid sequence: MPTFTLSDAEVQALGEQGYFVRPAFLGEAAALRVREAALARAGELAPAGVRRGADRRVEAQTRQDLIAWLETAPGTVLGEAFDAFRQLGDEVSRAAYLGLGRFDVQLALYPGEGARYVRHRDAFPGAAGDNRRLTAILYLNPAWEPAHGGQLRLFTEAGPVDAEPVLDRLVVFLSERLEHEVLPSHAPRLALTAWFYGRAAGGG
- a CDS encoding DUF4230 domain-containing protein, whose product is MTPSPTPPRALSRLLLVLLGLGAGALIAWLALRPAPQRLPDGPTVVEQMREVARLETLEVSLYKKVDFTPEPPPPGSLWRDVLTWGRYSVNPPRGKVLVFADAQLGYDFGAFDARSLHVEGTRVDVKLPPLKVQVQLKPAETEVIGSNLDTAETAQLLEHARAAFEQEVSQDARLRERARGSAERSLRGLLLSLGYREVRFVERLPDAGGAG
- a CDS encoding LysR substrate-binding domain-containing protein, whose translation is MSRPPLNALQGFVAAARRGNLSRAAESLHLTVSALSHQIRGLEEHLGQRLFTRQARGVELTPDGRQLLERVDVHLDALEQALRPYRARRDEVLTLTLMPSFASSWLVPRLPAFLAAHPQLEINLQSTTDLVDFERDTSVDAGLRFGRGQWPGLQAVHLFDDWVTPSASPALLERLGRPTLRTLSRFPLLGAAGGTWNEWFAAHGGTPPPRYVANFDDSETLHRAAAEGLGVALGRLTLMRPLVESGRLVRLFPERLRSEYAHYLVFPPRSQSHAGLAAFRTWVLAEAQRYVQEDLRPSYPAPPASGRRSTKRTSR